Proteins co-encoded in one Rhodococcus sp. PAMC28707 genomic window:
- a CDS encoding GNAT family N-acetyltransferase, producing MEHRIEHLPEQHRFEICLDKSLAGFSDYLEADGVRTFNHTVTLPEYRGHGLAAILTEHVLEDSRAGGFSVIPACWFVREFIESSAGRYDDLVGSSASPGKK from the coding sequence ATGGAACACCGCATCGAACACCTACCAGAGCAGCACCGATTCGAGATTTGTCTCGACAAATCACTCGCCGGATTCTCCGACTACCTAGAGGCGGACGGAGTACGAACGTTCAACCACACCGTGACACTCCCCGAATATCGCGGTCACGGGCTCGCGGCGATATTGACAGAACATGTCCTCGAAGACAGTCGCGCAGGAGGGTTCTCCGTAATCCCGGCATGCTGGTTCGTACGGGAGTTCATCGAGTCGAGCGCAGGTCGCTACGACGATTTAGTCGGGTCATCCGCATCTCCCGGCAAGAAATAG
- a CDS encoding homoserine dehydrogenase has product MEQSSLHASRFVILVAQFVDHRITADYFSSQFRSLERSDADHLDRDIATVVGKLSVDVGAYRGDVNLLGVDYIDANQLWRASAEAFRDLLTLQSELLGRQAG; this is encoded by the coding sequence GTGGAGCAGTCGTCCCTTCACGCATCACGTTTCGTGATTCTGGTAGCGCAGTTCGTCGACCATCGGATCACGGCCGACTACTTCTCTTCGCAATTCCGGAGCCTGGAGCGATCGGATGCCGACCACCTCGATCGGGATATAGCGACCGTTGTGGGCAAGCTGTCGGTGGACGTGGGGGCATATCGCGGAGACGTCAATCTTCTCGGTGTCGACTACATCGATGCAAACCAGCTGTGGCGAGCATCGGCGGAAGCGTTTCGTGACCTCTTGACATTGCAGTCGGAGCTGCTCGGACGCCAAGCCGGCTGA
- a CDS encoding helix-turn-helix domain-containing protein, with protein sequence MDHRYIAAALSSQDARRVISSISDADGRTPHLALDGVDLDIDESGRRAVMELLRQLASGTAVTIGPVSELLTTSQAADLLGVSDTYVRKLADAGSLTIEMRGTHRRFRLEDLIRHREKFTP encoded by the coding sequence ATGGACCACCGGTACATCGCAGCGGCGCTCTCGTCTCAGGACGCGCGTCGAGTCATTTCGTCGATTTCCGATGCGGACGGACGAACTCCGCACCTGGCATTGGACGGAGTCGACCTCGATATCGACGAGTCCGGTCGGCGTGCAGTGATGGAACTACTCCGTCAACTCGCGTCAGGGACCGCTGTGACGATCGGACCGGTCAGCGAGCTGCTCACCACGTCACAGGCGGCAGACCTTCTCGGAGTATCCGACACATATGTTCGCAAACTCGCAGACGCAGGGTCGCTGACCATCGAGATGCGTGGAACCCACCGACGCTTTCGCCTGGAAGACCTCATCCGGCATCGGGAGAAGTTCACACCCTAG
- a CDS encoding NAD(P)H-dependent oxidoreductase, whose translation MPQLLHLDSSADLDNSVSRVVTAHFSDVWHEQSPDHSVIHRDLHRDPLPHLPTSAMHWAPHLRTPDEVVGPDAAALQKTLIDEVVSADVVVIGAPMYNWSVPSTLKAWIDYVHVPGITVPFDGPTRPLEGKPVVVVSSRGNEYGAGTSGFGTDHAVPLLQQVLGAALGMDLFVVVVDLTLATRVPAMAPLVPRSRDSLDAAWVAVADLAARLG comes from the coding sequence ATGCCGCAGTTGCTGCATCTCGATTCGTCCGCCGACTTGGATAACTCCGTTTCACGCGTGGTCACGGCACATTTTTCGGATGTGTGGCATGAGCAGAGTCCGGACCACTCGGTGATCCATCGCGATTTGCACCGAGATCCGTTGCCGCATCTTCCGACGTCGGCTATGCATTGGGCCCCACATCTGCGGACGCCGGACGAGGTTGTAGGGCCCGACGCCGCGGCACTGCAGAAGACTTTGATCGATGAGGTGGTCTCGGCTGACGTCGTGGTGATCGGTGCTCCGATGTACAACTGGTCGGTTCCGTCGACGCTGAAAGCATGGATCGACTATGTCCACGTGCCCGGTATCACCGTTCCGTTCGACGGCCCAACTCGTCCGCTCGAAGGCAAGCCGGTGGTAGTGGTGTCGAGTCGTGGCAACGAGTACGGGGCGGGAACGTCTGGCTTCGGTACCGATCACGCCGTTCCGCTGCTACAACAGGTTCTCGGTGCCGCGCTCGGAATGGATCTGTTCGTTGTCGTCGTCGATCTGACGTTGGCGACGCGTGTGCCCGCGATGGCACCCCTGGTTCCTCGGTCCAGAGACAGCCTGGACGCCGCATGGGTTGCGGTCGCGGATCTTGCGGCACGGCTGGGCTGA
- a CDS encoding ABC transporter ATP-binding protein produces MTAVHLSGLTKSYGDRTILDGVSFDVEPGEFVSVIGPSGSGKSTVFNMIAGLDTPDSGIVEAPPCAYMPQKDLLFPWRTVLDNTTLGLEVRGMSKKQARIQAQKLFPAFGLEGYEKARPSELSGGMRQRAAMLRTVIQEREVLLLDEPFGALDSLTRTGMQAWLQDVWLDYRWTVLMITHDIREAVYLSDRVIVLSDKPAHVRRQVTVSLPRPRKLDVVTTPHFAALEAELMEVLIGSPGR; encoded by the coding sequence ATGACGGCCGTGCATCTGTCCGGACTCACGAAGTCCTACGGCGACCGGACAATTCTCGACGGAGTCAGCTTCGACGTCGAACCCGGAGAGTTCGTTTCCGTCATCGGTCCGAGCGGCTCGGGCAAGAGCACAGTTTTCAATATGATTGCTGGTCTCGACACCCCTGACAGCGGAATCGTCGAGGCACCCCCGTGCGCTTATATGCCACAGAAGGACCTGCTGTTTCCGTGGCGCACCGTGCTCGACAACACGACACTCGGCCTCGAGGTTCGCGGGATGAGCAAGAAGCAAGCGCGGATCCAGGCGCAGAAACTCTTTCCAGCCTTCGGACTCGAGGGATACGAAAAGGCGAGGCCTTCCGAATTATCCGGTGGCATGCGGCAGCGAGCAGCGATGCTTCGCACGGTGATTCAAGAACGCGAGGTACTACTTCTCGACGAACCGTTCGGAGCCCTCGATTCACTGACCCGCACCGGAATGCAAGCGTGGCTGCAGGACGTCTGGCTCGACTATCGATGGACCGTGCTGATGATCACCCACGACATTCGGGAAGCTGTCTATCTCTCGGATCGGGTGATCGTCCTGTCCGATAAGCCGGCACATGTCCGACGGCAAGTGACGGTATCGCTGCCGAGGCCACGAAAACTCGACGTCGTCACGACACCGCACTTCGCCGCACTGGAAGCCGAACTGATGGAGGTATTGATCGGCAGCCCCGGCCGCTGA
- a CDS encoding ABC transporter permease: MTSSALSSAAFGAVERPAKRRPRIGAAIRWAMPSVTIVVVLVIGWQVYVQLSGIRPQVLPSPSRIVAQGWAQRDAIAENAAATLQVTILGFAVSLVVAWILAVAVDFSPWLRRAVVPLFVISQTLPIIAIAPLLIIWFGFGLLPKILVIALATFFPMAIGLIEGFAAADRDARALLASMGATRWQQFRYIRLPSAMPRFFTSLRIGITYAVVGAIFAEYAGASAGLGIYMSQQKNSFRTDLVLAAVLVTAVISVTLFLLTYAVERVVAPWAQDSRPR; this comes from the coding sequence ATGACTTCCTCGGCGCTCAGTAGCGCGGCGTTCGGCGCTGTCGAACGGCCGGCGAAGCGTAGACCGCGAATCGGGGCTGCAATCCGTTGGGCCATGCCATCGGTCACCATCGTCGTGGTGCTCGTTATCGGATGGCAGGTCTACGTCCAGCTCAGCGGGATCCGACCACAGGTACTCCCCTCGCCGTCGAGAATCGTGGCTCAGGGTTGGGCGCAGCGCGACGCAATCGCCGAAAACGCAGCAGCAACTCTGCAGGTCACCATTCTCGGATTTGCAGTATCCCTGGTAGTTGCCTGGATACTTGCCGTCGCAGTCGACTTCTCACCATGGCTCCGACGAGCAGTGGTGCCGCTGTTCGTGATCTCACAGACGCTTCCGATCATCGCAATTGCCCCACTACTGATCATCTGGTTCGGCTTCGGACTACTTCCCAAGATTCTCGTGATCGCGCTCGCCACGTTCTTTCCCATGGCCATCGGCCTCATCGAAGGATTCGCGGCAGCCGATCGAGATGCGCGCGCACTCCTGGCGAGCATGGGCGCAACCCGCTGGCAGCAGTTTCGATATATTCGTCTGCCCTCTGCGATGCCCCGCTTCTTCACCTCGCTTCGTATCGGAATCACGTACGCCGTCGTGGGTGCCATCTTCGCCGAATACGCAGGAGCCAGCGCCGGACTCGGGATATACATGAGCCAGCAGAAGAACTCGTTCCGCACCGACCTCGTCCTGGCGGCGGTGCTCGTCACCGCCGTCATCAGTGTGACGCTCTTCCTGCTGACCTACGCCGTCGAACGCGTCGTCGCCCCATGGGCGCAGGACAGTCGGCCGCGATGA
- a CDS encoding ABC transporter substrate-binding protein: MTSLTSCAQSTDSDTIRFALDWTPNTNHTGLYVAIQEGYFADAGLDVEILPYNSTSPDTLVDAGNAEFGISTQSSTTFAKTAGAQIISVLAPLQHWATGIGVKADREDIPSPKALDGKVYAGFGDTGEKAGLRQVIQNDGGAGEYDTVVLGTSAYEAVYSGTADFTVSYLAWEGIEAEHSGTPMKYFDYTDYGFPDAYALTVNGNENWLASHPDEAKKFVQALQRGYQLAADDPVRAAQDIIDANPGAFTDEQLVFESQQMLADRYMLDESGAVGRQNLDKWTEYSRFLYENGVLVDQGGTAVDTEPDWSTYFTDDFLGAQ, from the coding sequence ATTACTTCACTGACTTCGTGTGCACAATCCACTGACTCCGACACCATCCGCTTCGCGCTCGACTGGACGCCTAACACCAACCACACCGGGCTGTACGTTGCTATACAGGAGGGGTACTTCGCCGACGCCGGACTCGACGTCGAAATACTGCCTTACAACAGCACATCCCCGGACACGCTGGTCGACGCGGGCAACGCCGAGTTCGGCATCAGCACGCAGAGTTCGACTACATTCGCGAAAACAGCAGGAGCTCAAATCATTTCGGTACTGGCGCCGCTGCAACACTGGGCCACCGGAATCGGCGTGAAAGCCGACCGCGAAGACATACCGAGCCCGAAAGCCCTGGACGGCAAAGTCTACGCAGGCTTCGGTGATACCGGAGAGAAGGCCGGACTACGCCAAGTCATTCAAAACGACGGCGGCGCAGGTGAGTACGACACCGTCGTGCTCGGAACATCGGCCTACGAGGCCGTGTATTCGGGCACAGCGGACTTCACCGTGTCCTACCTGGCGTGGGAGGGTATCGAGGCCGAGCACAGCGGTACTCCGATGAAATACTTCGACTACACCGACTACGGCTTCCCCGACGCCTATGCCCTCACAGTCAACGGTAACGAGAACTGGCTGGCAAGCCATCCCGACGAGGCCAAGAAATTCGTCCAGGCGCTTCAACGCGGCTACCAACTCGCGGCAGACGATCCGGTCCGCGCCGCGCAGGACATCATCGATGCGAATCCAGGGGCCTTCACGGACGAGCAATTGGTCTTCGAAAGCCAGCAGATGCTCGCCGACCGCTACATGCTGGACGAGTCGGGGGCAGTCGGGCGACAGAACCTCGACAAATGGACCGAATATTCGAGATTCCTGTACGAGAACGGTGTCCTGGTCGATCAAGGCGGCACCGCCGTCGACACCGAGCCCGACTGGTCCACCTACTTCACCGATGACTTCCTCGGCGCTCAGTAG
- a CDS encoding TenA family protein, whose amino-acid sequence MTAPVNSMDSVRHTDLMWTATTSLRHSIDQLEFLTLLGEGKLPLDAFRTYLEQDRLYLAGYAKALAILASKAPDTATAAFWATSAASAVEEATLHESLLSGDALPTANAQATHSPTCLGYVSYLVATAATEPYPVAAAAILPCFWIYADVAVRLSTSAKRVLHHDPNHPYAQWVSAYNSDEFRDAVDCARLLVDDAARLATDAQRSAMIDSFVIATRYESMFWDSALHPTPWPLPSSGIAALEVAL is encoded by the coding sequence ATGACTGCGCCTGTAAACTCGATGGACTCTGTCCGTCACACGGATCTGATGTGGACCGCAACGACTTCGTTGCGTCACTCGATCGACCAACTCGAATTTCTGACGCTGCTGGGCGAGGGCAAGCTACCGCTCGACGCGTTCCGGACGTATCTCGAACAGGATCGGCTGTATCTGGCGGGATACGCGAAGGCGCTGGCCATTCTGGCATCGAAAGCGCCGGACACGGCGACTGCCGCCTTTTGGGCCACCTCCGCGGCGAGCGCAGTCGAGGAGGCAACGCTTCACGAGTCACTGCTCTCCGGTGACGCGCTCCCCACGGCGAACGCGCAGGCCACGCATTCACCCACCTGCCTCGGGTACGTCTCGTACTTGGTAGCAACCGCCGCCACCGAGCCTTATCCCGTTGCGGCGGCGGCGATCCTGCCATGCTTCTGGATCTATGCCGACGTGGCCGTTCGCCTTTCGACATCGGCCAAACGGGTTCTCCACCATGATCCGAATCATCCCTACGCACAATGGGTTTCGGCGTACAACTCCGATGAGTTCCGTGATGCCGTCGATTGCGCGCGCCTACTGGTGGACGACGCCGCTCGGCTCGCTACCGATGCTCAACGAAGTGCCATGATCGACTCGTTCGTCATCGCGACGCGGTACGAATCGATGTTCTGGGACAGTGCACTTCACCCGACACCGTGGCCACTTCCCTCTTCCGGGATTGCTGCGTTGGAGGTAGCACTGTGA
- a CDS encoding carboxylesterase/lipase family protein yields MTEVEQAGIWTCQVHTPDGDVIGYRDGTHFVWKGIPYAAATDGKHRFRSPRPVEPWAGARDCRNFGDVAPQGKDNPVPIDPAIPMSEDCLSVNVWAPEPDGRPRPVMVWIHGGAYSLGSSAQSVYDGRRLAELGDLVLVTVNYRVGAFGFLDLSSFSTAETVFETNLGLRDQIAALEWVQRCVESFGGDPSNVTVFGESSGGASVTTLMTSPKAEGLFHRAIVQSAPATSVYGPERAAAVATRFLELVDITPDRIGELKTVDFMRLVEAGDTLCYEVPTRVPGTLGLAPVVDGDIVPRYPVAAFQKGYSHRIPLIIGTNHDEASIFRLMKSPLMPVTSDTVTEMFRAIANDHSDLPAFRIAEIMSAYPDRSKSAGALAMSRDAGFRMPTMWIADAHSRYAPVWMYRFDHATPMLKAARIGAGHATELPYVFGNFGTLNRDPTFWLGGRKAATAVSLRVMKRWVAFAQHGVPATLDGAKHWAPYVEPTRSTLVIDAQDSVVEDPDAALRAAWGDQVLGFT; encoded by the coding sequence TTGACCGAAGTCGAGCAAGCCGGCATTTGGACATGTCAGGTACACACTCCGGACGGCGATGTGATCGGGTACCGCGACGGCACACACTTCGTCTGGAAGGGAATCCCATACGCGGCTGCGACCGACGGCAAACATCGCTTCAGGTCGCCGCGGCCCGTGGAACCGTGGGCAGGAGCCCGGGATTGTCGAAATTTCGGTGATGTCGCACCCCAAGGCAAAGATAATCCGGTGCCGATCGATCCGGCGATCCCGATGTCGGAGGACTGTCTGTCGGTGAATGTCTGGGCCCCCGAGCCCGACGGTCGACCTCGGCCGGTGATGGTGTGGATTCACGGCGGTGCCTACTCGCTCGGTTCCTCTGCACAGAGCGTCTACGACGGCAGGAGGCTCGCCGAACTCGGTGACCTGGTGCTCGTCACCGTCAACTATCGCGTCGGTGCTTTCGGATTCCTCGACTTGTCGTCGTTCTCCACAGCGGAGACGGTCTTCGAGACGAATCTCGGCTTGCGTGATCAGATCGCGGCACTCGAATGGGTGCAGCGTTGCGTGGAATCGTTCGGTGGTGATCCGTCGAACGTGACCGTGTTCGGCGAGTCCTCGGGTGGCGCGTCGGTCACGACACTGATGACCTCGCCGAAGGCCGAGGGACTGTTTCACCGCGCTATCGTGCAAAGTGCGCCCGCGACGTCGGTGTACGGACCGGAACGCGCGGCGGCCGTGGCCACGAGATTCCTCGAACTCGTGGATATCACTCCGGATCGAATCGGGGAGTTGAAAACCGTCGACTTCATGCGTCTCGTCGAGGCGGGCGACACCCTGTGTTACGAGGTCCCGACGCGGGTGCCGGGCACATTGGGGCTCGCGCCGGTGGTCGACGGAGATATCGTCCCGCGGTATCCCGTTGCAGCGTTCCAAAAGGGATACTCGCACCGCATCCCGTTGATCATCGGAACGAATCACGATGAGGCATCGATCTTCCGATTGATGAAGTCACCGTTGATGCCGGTCACGTCGGACACCGTCACGGAGATGTTTCGTGCGATCGCGAACGATCACTCGGATCTGCCGGCGTTCCGTATCGCAGAAATCATGTCGGCTTATCCGGATCGTTCGAAATCGGCTGGTGCACTAGCGATGTCGAGGGATGCCGGATTCCGAATGCCGACCATGTGGATCGCGGACGCGCACAGTCGATACGCGCCGGTCTGGATGTATCGATTCGATCATGCGACACCGATGCTGAAGGCTGCTCGTATAGGTGCGGGACACGCGACCGAGTTGCCTTATGTCTTCGGCAATTTCGGAACGTTGAACAGAGATCCGACATTCTGGCTCGGTGGCCGCAAGGCAGCGACGGCAGTATCGCTGCGTGTGATGAAGAGATGGGTCGCCTTTGCCCAGCACGGAGTCCCAGCCACCCTCGACGGTGCGAAGCATTGGGCGCCGTACGTCGAGCCGACCCGTTCCACACTTGTCATCGACGCCCAGGATTCTGTTGTCGAAGACCCGGACGCCGCTCTACGCGCGGCATGGGGAGATCAAGTACTCGGTTTCACCTGA
- a CDS encoding ATP-dependent DNA ligase, protein MLFIRIVETSLAVGATRSRKAKTEALRLLLTEVDPSEIATVVAWLSGELPQGRIGVGWRTLADIEGDPSAAGTLTVAEVDTKITTVASTSGPGSTARRREVLTDLLGRSTRDERVFLVRLLTGELRQGALEGVMTDAIAAAAGLKIDPVRRAFMLSGNLSATASAALAGGKAALAAFELEVGRPVRPMLASPAESSAAAWIEFAGEVSLEYKLDGARIQVHRAGEDVHIYTRTLREITDSVPELVELIRALPCTSVVLDGETLALTESGRPRPFQETMSRFGAQSAHELLLQPYFFDCLHLDGMDLLDEPLERRLAALEQVAPTHRIPSLARPDADAVAGYFEEALAAGHEGVMVKSLSAPYAAGRRGRAWQKVKPEHTLDLVVLGAEWGYGRRTGRLSNLHLGARDPSGGDPIMVGKTFKGLTDALLQWQTDEFPKHESSRDEHTVYVHPDLVVEIELDGVQRSTRYAGGVALRFARVLRYRPDKTLAEADTIDTVRALLLPST, encoded by the coding sequence GTGCTGTTCATCCGAATCGTCGAGACCTCGTTGGCCGTGGGTGCCACTCGCTCCCGTAAGGCCAAGACCGAGGCACTGAGGCTGTTGCTCACCGAAGTCGATCCATCGGAGATCGCCACCGTCGTGGCGTGGCTGTCCGGTGAATTGCCGCAGGGCCGAATCGGCGTGGGCTGGCGGACCTTGGCCGATATCGAAGGTGACCCGTCCGCCGCGGGCACACTTACCGTCGCCGAGGTCGATACGAAGATCACGACGGTTGCCTCGACGTCCGGTCCGGGTTCGACCGCCCGGCGTCGCGAGGTCCTGACAGATCTTCTTGGGCGGTCGACGAGGGACGAGCGAGTGTTTCTGGTTCGGTTGCTGACCGGCGAGCTGCGCCAGGGTGCACTCGAAGGTGTCATGACCGACGCAATCGCTGCAGCGGCGGGGCTGAAAATCGACCCGGTCCGACGGGCTTTCATGCTCTCCGGGAATCTATCGGCAACGGCGTCCGCTGCGCTCGCTGGAGGCAAGGCTGCACTGGCGGCCTTCGAACTCGAGGTGGGACGCCCCGTGCGTCCGATGTTGGCCTCGCCCGCGGAGTCTTCGGCCGCGGCGTGGATCGAGTTCGCAGGCGAGGTGAGTCTGGAGTACAAACTGGACGGAGCTCGCATCCAGGTCCATCGAGCGGGTGAAGATGTGCATATCTACACCAGGACCCTGCGGGAGATCACCGACAGCGTGCCAGAGCTCGTCGAGTTGATCCGGGCGTTGCCGTGCACCAGCGTCGTACTCGATGGGGAAACCCTCGCACTCACCGAAAGCGGGAGGCCGCGTCCTTTTCAGGAGACGATGAGTCGGTTCGGTGCCCAGAGCGCCCACGAGTTGCTTCTGCAGCCGTACTTCTTCGACTGCCTGCATCTCGACGGCATGGATCTGCTGGACGAACCGCTCGAACGCCGGCTGGCAGCGCTGGAACAGGTTGCACCGACTCACCGGATTCCATCACTGGCGCGCCCGGACGCCGACGCCGTTGCCGGGTACTTCGAGGAGGCGTTGGCAGCCGGACACGAAGGTGTGATGGTCAAGTCGTTGTCGGCGCCTTACGCCGCTGGTCGACGCGGCCGCGCATGGCAGAAGGTCAAGCCCGAGCACACGTTGGATCTGGTCGTGCTCGGTGCGGAATGGGGCTACGGCAGGCGGACGGGCCGGCTGTCCAATCTGCATCTCGGGGCGCGTGATCCGAGCGGTGGGGATCCCATCATGGTCGGCAAGACGTTCAAGGGGCTCACCGATGCACTGCTGCAATGGCAGACCGACGAGTTTCCGAAACACGAGAGTTCCCGTGACGAGCACACCGTGTACGTACATCCCGACCTTGTCGTCGAGATCGAACTCGACGGCGTGCAGCGGAGCACTCGCTACGCAGGTGGAGTGGCGCTGCGATTCGCCCGGGTACTCCGATACAGGCCCGACAAGACACTTGCGGAAGCCGATACGATCGATACCGTTCGCGCGCTCCTACTGCCGTCGACCTGA
- a CDS encoding FAD-linked oxidase C-terminal domain-containing protein, whose protein sequence is MSAPIERDPRLLELKRSLPDGVVLTDPDLMEGYRHDWAKDPDAGTPLAVVRATCTLDVQNVMRWASSHSISVVPRGAGSGLSGGATAVDGGIVLSTELMRDITVDPVTRIAVTQPGLLNVEVKKAAAEHGLWYPPDPSSFEMCSIGGNAATNAGGLCCVKYGVTADYVLGLEVVLADGTAVRLGGPRLKDVAGLSLTTLFIGSEGTLGIITEITVRLIPAQPPASTVVASFSSVRDATTAILAITRSLRPSMLEFMDRASIGAVEDAMNMGLDRGAAAMLIARSDSPGDDRAHEIEIMAAACTEAGASEVFTTDDPDEGEAFAAARRFAIPAVERLGSLLLEDVGVPLPALPDLVEGIERISEKYAVLVAVIAHAGDGNTHPLIVFDPADVDMTRRANIAFGAIMDLALTLGGTITGEHGVGRLKKAWLPDQVGADVMELTQRIKTALDPSGILNPGAIL, encoded by the coding sequence ATGAGTGCACCGATCGAACGGGATCCGCGGCTGCTCGAGTTGAAGCGGTCGTTACCCGACGGTGTGGTGCTCACCGATCCTGATCTGATGGAGGGCTACCGCCACGATTGGGCCAAGGACCCGGATGCCGGAACTCCGCTGGCGGTAGTTCGGGCCACCTGCACTCTCGATGTTCAGAACGTCATGAGATGGGCCAGCTCACATAGCATTTCGGTGGTTCCTCGCGGAGCTGGATCCGGACTGTCCGGTGGCGCGACGGCCGTCGACGGCGGGATCGTGCTCAGCACCGAACTGATGCGTGACATCACGGTAGATCCGGTCACCCGCATCGCGGTCACCCAACCCGGACTACTCAACGTCGAAGTGAAGAAGGCTGCTGCCGAACACGGCCTCTGGTACCCACCGGATCCATCATCGTTCGAGATGTGTTCGATCGGCGGGAATGCCGCTACGAACGCGGGCGGTCTGTGCTGTGTCAAATACGGAGTGACAGCCGATTATGTCCTCGGTCTCGAGGTCGTTCTCGCCGATGGCACCGCGGTACGACTCGGCGGACCGCGCCTGAAAGATGTTGCAGGCCTGTCACTGACCACACTATTCATCGGCAGCGAGGGAACGCTCGGCATCATCACCGAGATCACCGTGCGTCTCATTCCGGCCCAACCGCCTGCCAGCACCGTCGTTGCGTCGTTCTCCTCGGTTCGTGACGCGACCACAGCCATCCTCGCGATCACCCGCTCGCTACGGCCGTCGATGCTCGAGTTCATGGATCGAGCGTCGATCGGCGCAGTCGAGGACGCGATGAACATGGGCCTGGACCGCGGAGCCGCAGCGATGCTGATTGCCCGTTCGGACTCTCCCGGTGACGACCGCGCGCATGAAATCGAGATCATGGCGGCCGCGTGCACCGAGGCTGGTGCATCCGAAGTCTTCACCACCGACGATCCGGACGAGGGCGAGGCTTTCGCAGCTGCAAGGCGATTCGCGATTCCCGCTGTCGAACGTCTCGGCAGTCTGCTCCTCGAGGATGTCGGTGTTCCGCTCCCGGCGCTACCCGATCTCGTCGAGGGTATCGAACGAATCTCCGAAAAGTACGCCGTACTCGTCGCCGTTATTGCCCACGCCGGAGACGGAAACACTCACCCACTCATCGTGTTCGATCCTGCCGATGTCGATATGACACGTCGGGCCAACATCGCTTTCGGAGCGATCATGGACCTGGCACTGACCCTGGGCGGCACCATCACCGGCGAGCACGGAGTAGGCAGGCTGAAGAAAGCATGGCTACCCGACCAGGTGGGAGCGGACGTCATGGAGCTCACTCAACGGATCAAGACCGCTCTCGATCCCAGCGGCATTCTCAATCCCGGCGCGATCCTCTGA
- a CDS encoding DUF3558 domain-containing protein — translation MNRTLTRVAVVAATLLLAGCSTTIEGTPTPAGLGGDSQFDKLLQECTAVPNDKIAESVQADVVDQYFYGAVCMWTGTGAAGLIDVTFAWFENNSLGRERVLAEQLNYAIEPVTVAGTNAFLSRRPGDPASCGITAAYTGTITWWVQYRGGAVDPCVGATKLAELTLQRNQ, via the coding sequence ATGAACCGAACTCTCACGCGAGTTGCCGTGGTGGCAGCAACATTGCTACTTGCCGGCTGCAGTACCACCATCGAAGGAACCCCCACTCCTGCCGGATTGGGCGGCGATTCACAGTTCGACAAACTGCTGCAGGAATGCACGGCCGTCCCGAACGACAAGATCGCCGAATCCGTCCAAGCGGATGTCGTGGACCAGTACTTCTACGGCGCAGTATGCATGTGGACGGGCACCGGGGCCGCAGGCTTGATAGACGTCACATTCGCCTGGTTCGAGAACAATTCTCTCGGTCGTGAGCGGGTATTGGCCGAACAGCTGAACTACGCAATCGAACCCGTCACGGTTGCCGGAACGAACGCTTTTCTCTCACGTCGGCCGGGTGATCCCGCATCCTGTGGGATCACCGCCGCCTACACCGGCACCATTACCTGGTGGGTGCAGTATCGCGGCGGGGCCGTCGACCCCTGCGTAGGTGCGACGAAGCTCGCCGAACTGACGCTGCAACGCAATCAATAA
- a CDS encoding DUF3558 domain-containing protein: protein MWKRGIPFGVAVLVLAATGCSAENSASTLDSTSSTAAPTPATGELFVGECGSMTDEQLGSITGVPGIASSSKNGVRCRWEASDSGAYAMFTWYRGSPIDRERSVAAQIGREIAYIDVDGHPGFTAKGADTSCEAGIESGDGFLHWSLNYAFAVPPRDSCEVVEDLGRATVANAK, encoded by the coding sequence GTGTGGAAGCGCGGAATCCCGTTCGGTGTCGCAGTGCTGGTCCTTGCTGCCACCGGCTGTTCCGCGGAGAACTCGGCATCCACTCTCGATTCGACCAGTTCTACGGCAGCCCCGACACCGGCCACCGGGGAACTCTTCGTCGGCGAGTGCGGTTCGATGACAGACGAGCAGTTGGGTTCGATCACCGGAGTCCCCGGCATTGCCTCCTCCTCCAAAAATGGTGTCCGATGCAGGTGGGAGGCGTCCGATTCCGGCGCGTACGCCATGTTCACGTGGTATCGAGGTAGCCCGATCGACCGCGAACGATCCGTCGCCGCACAGATCGGTCGCGAGATCGCGTACATCGACGTAGACGGACATCCCGGTTTCACTGCAAAGGGTGCCGACACTTCATGTGAAGCGGGAATCGAATCCGGTGACGGATTTCTGCATTGGTCGCTGAACTATGCCTTTGCAGTACCTCCTCGGGACAGCTGCGAGGTTGTCGAGGACCTGGGCCGCGCAACCGTAGCGAACGCGAAATAG